From one Lotus japonicus ecotype B-129 chromosome 3, LjGifu_v1.2 genomic stretch:
- the LOC130744712 gene encoding uncharacterized protein LOC130744712, translating into MDRKWMFTNRLSNEYENGVKEFIAFAVEHATDCNSIICPCLDCCHSRRVNVVELEEHLLRFGIDESYTCWTKHGERRHESSNLEANVSHTLNVDAETNAYEGDRVEEIVNRVEEDFRECPQMFDRLKTNAETPLYDGCVKFTRLSAVLQLYSLKAGNEWTDKSFTKLLTLLKDMLPEDNVLPNRLYEAKKMLCSIGLSYERIHACPKDCILFRNEYATLKTCPRCTAPRYKKNESSPAKVAWYFPIIPRFRRMYNSAEDAKNLRWHAEGRIDDGKLRHPADSPQWRIIDDDESLFGEEVRNLRLALSTDGINPHSNQSSTHSTWPVMLMIYNLPPWLCMKRKYMMLTMLISGPKQPGNDLDVYLTPLIEDLKQLWEVGVEVYDRFKEEKFTLRAVLFGTINDFPAYGNLSGYTVKGQCACPICEDGTDSIWLEHGKKTVYLAHRRFLHLNHQYRTWTKAFNGNSEERIAPVPLDGDGLFEKVKYLDCKFGKDFAKELPSLGWKKKSIFFELPYWKSLHVRHFLDVMHIEKNVCDSVIVTLLHVPGKTKDSINARLDLLKMGIRTELEPVQKGKRTYLPPAAHTLSRNEKIVFCDFLNV; encoded by the coding sequence atgGATCGAAAGTGGATGTTTACCAACCGTTTGTCGAACGAATATGAGAATGGAGTGAAAGAGTTTATCGCATTTGCAGTTGAGCATGCTACGGACTGCAATAGTATAATATGCCCGTGTTTAGATTGTTGTCATTCAAGGCGAGTTAATGTAGTTGAGTTGGAAGAGCATTTACTACGATTTGGAATTGATGAAAGTTATACCTGCTGGACAAAGCATGGGGAGAGAAGACATGAATCTAGTAATTTGGAGGCTAACGTGAGTCATACTCTCAATGTTGATGCCGAGACAAATGCATATGAGGGCGATCGTGTTGAAGAGATCGTGAACAGGGTTGAAGAAGATTTCAGAGAGTGTCCACAGATGTTTGATAGGTTGAAAACTAATGCAGAGACGCCATTATATGATGGATGCGTTAAATTCACAAGATTGTCAGCAGTGTTACAACTGTATAGCTTGAAAGCCGGCAACGAATGGACTGACAAGAGCTTCACGAAGTTACTAACTCTCTTGAAAGATATGCTTCCAGAGGATAACGTGCTTCCTAACCGATTATATGAGGCTAAAAAAATGCTTTGTTCAATTGGATTGAGCTATGAGAGAATACATGCTTGTCCAAAAGATTGCATCTTGTTTCGAAATGAATATGCAACGTTAAAGACGTGCCCTCGATGTACAGCCCCCCGGTATAAGAAAAATGAATCATCTCCAGCAAAGGTGGCATGGTATTTTCCCATAATACCGAGGTTTAGGCGCATGTACAATAGCGCAGAAGATGCAAAGAACCTGAGATGGCATGCAGAAGGAAGAATTGATGATGGAAAGCTTCgacacccagcagattcacctCAATGGAGAATCATTGATGATGATGAGTCTCTTTTTGGGGAAGAAGTAAGGAACCTACGCCTTGCACTATCAACTGATGGAATTAACCCACATAGCAATCAAAGTAGCACCCACAGTACATGGCCAGTGATGTTGATGATTTATAATCTACCTCCATGGCTATGCATGAAGCGCAAGTATATGATGTTGACTATGTTAATCTCTGGGCCCAAACAACCGGGGAATGATTTAGACGTGTACTTGACTCCTCTAATTGAGGACTTGAAACAACTATGGGAGGTCGGTGTGGAGGTGTATGACAGGTTTAAGGAAGAAAAATTCACACTAAGAGCTGTGTTGTTTGGTACTATTAATGATTTTCCAGCTTATGGTAATTTGTCAGGATACACTGTTAAAGGACAATGTGCATGCCCTATATGTGAAGATGGTACAGATTCAATCTGGTTGGAACATGGTAAGAAGACTGTTTATCTCGCTCACCGTAGATTTTTGCATCTTAATCATCAGTATCGGACATGGACGAAAGCTTTCAATGGGAACTCAGAAGAACGAATAGCTCCTGTGCCATTGGATGGTGATGGTCTATTTGAAAAAGTGAAATACTTGGACTGTAAATTTGGTAAGGATTTCGCTAAAGAACTTCCCTCACTGGGTTGgaagaaaaaatcaattttctttGAATTGCCATATTGGAAATCATTACACGTACGACATTTTCTTGATGTCATGCACATTGAGAAGAATGTATGTGATAGTGTAATTGTTACATTATTGCATGTTCCGGGAAAGACTAAAGATAGCATCAATGCGAGGCTAGACTTGCTTAAGATGGGTATACGAACTGAACTAGAACCGGTGCAAAAGGGAAAACGTACATATCTCCCTCCAGCTGCTCACACTTTATCCAGAAATGAGAAAATtgttttttgtgattttcttaATGTGTGA
- the LOC130745865 gene encoding uncharacterized protein LOC130745865, giving the protein MFYGAVVWDPWLIVAQIVCLQCMYYITLGLLLSLLVGTRVSRMSLVYFFDYVTISTSTVTGWSVVASFLLSSVAGAVYMLYLIERAKKCLDFSATLYIIHLFLCIVYGGWPSAITWWIVNGTGIAVMALLGEYLCIRRELQEIPITRLRSNV; this is encoded by the exons ATGTTCTATGGTGCAGTGGTATGGGACCCTTGGCTTATTGTTGCTCAAATTGTTTGTCTGCAATGCATGTACTATATCACATTGGGATTGTTGTTGTCATTACTTGTTGGAACTCGCGTATCGCGGATGAGCCTCGTGTATTTCTTTGACTATGTTACAATCTCTACATCTACGGTTACTGGTTGGTCTGTTGTTGCTTCATTTTTGCTCAGTTCAGTTGCAGG GGCTGTATATATGCTGTATTTGATTGAAAGAGCAAAGAAGTGCTTGGATTTTTCGGCCACTCTCTACATCATCCATCTGTTTCTATGCATTGTGTACGGGGGTTGGCCTTCTGCTATAACGTGGTGGATTGTGAATGGTACTGGAATTGCAGTGATGGCTTTGCTAGGTGAATATTTGTGTATCAGGCGGGAACTCCAGGAGATACCAATAACACGATTACGTTCAA ATGTTTGA
- the LOC130745864 gene encoding protein TIC 20-I, chloroplastic: MIRNGCIVHQGYAPLNTRPCRGSSSVFSCASQLPAKVAVSNIRSSWGHSLESKSLVPRGIALSNMSSASSLLLSGGQNLLFRTVPVLPPRVRKSSMAPRAAKDVPSSFRFPPMTKKPRWWWRTLACLPYLMPLHETWMYAETAYNLHPFLEFFEFYTYPFLMAIGSLPSWFLMAYFFVAYLGIVRRKEWPHFFRFHVVMGMLLEIALQVIGTVSRWMPLSLYWGKLGMHFWTAVSFAYLFTVIESIRCAIVGMYADIPFICDAAYIQIPYD; the protein is encoded by the exons ATGATTCGAAACGGATGCATTGTGCACCAAGGGTATGCCCCTCTCAATACTAGGCCTTGCAGAGGTAGTAGCTCTGTCTTCAGTTGCGCTTCTCAACTGCCTGCTAAGGTTGCTGTTTCAAATATCCGGAGTTCATGGGGACATAGTTTGGAAAGTAAATCCTTGGTTCCTCGAG GAATTGCATTGTCAAACATGTCTAGTGCATCTAGCCTACTTTTAAGTGGGGGTCAAAACCTATTGTTTCGTACTGTCCCTGTGTTACCACCCAGGGTGCGCAAGTCTTCTATGGCCCCTCGAGCAGCGAAGGATGTACCGTCTAGCTTCCGTTTCCCTCCCATGACAAAAAAACCAAGATGGTGGTGGAGAACACTAGCATGCCTCCCTTACCTCATGCCTTTACATGAGACATGGATGTATGCAGAGACAGCGTACAACCTGCACCCGTTTTTGGAATTCTTTGAATTCTACACATACCCTTTTCTTATGGCAATTGGTAGCCTGCCGAGCTGGTTTCTCATGGCGTACTTTTTTGTTGCATATCTTGGAATTGTGAGGAGAAAAGAATGGCCTCATTTCTTCAGGTTTCATGTGGTAATGGGAATGCTATTGGAGATAGCCCTGCAGGTTATAGGGACTGTGAGCCGTTGGATGCCATTGTCACTCTACTGGGGTAAACTAGGAATGCATTTCTGGACTGCTGTTTCTTTTGCTTATCTCTTTACTGTCATAGAGAGCATAAGGTGTGCTATTGTCGGTATGTATGCTGATATCCCTTTTATCTGTGACGCTGCATATATCCAAATTCCATATGATTAA
- the LOC130745863 gene encoding probable sulfate transporter 3.4: MGVSTNGNRVDSFTTTIKFQAEIAMPPLEIHKVRLPPERTTLQKLRHRLSEIFFPDDPLHRFKNQTWLMKIYLGLQYLFPIFQWAPEYHPTLLRSDIISGLTIASLAIPQGISYAKLANLPPIIGLYSSFVPALIYSLLGSSRHLAVGPVSIASLVMGSMLSESVSYNQDPILYLKLAFTATFFAGLFQSSLGILRLGFVIDFLSKATLVGFMAGAAIIVSLQQLKGLLGIVHFTGKMQIIPVMVSVFKHRDEWSWHTILLGISFLAFLLIARQISLRKPKLFWVSAAAPLASVILSTILVSCLRNKTHTIAIIGELPKGLNPPSSNMLYFNGPYLALAIKTGLVTGILSLTEGIAVGRTFAALRNYQVDGNKEMIAIGVMNIAGSCSSCYVTTGSFSRSAVNYNAGARTAVSNIIMASAVLVTLLFLMPLFYYTPNVVLAAIIITAVIGLIDYQAAYKLWKVDKLDFLACLCSFFGVLFISVPLGLGIAVAISVFKILLHVSRPNTLVLGNIPGTTIFHNLNQYREALRMPSFLILAVESPIYFANATYLQERILRWVREEEERVEANKESTLRCIILDMTAVTAIDTSGIDTLCELRRMLDKRSLQLVLANPVGNVIEKLHHSNILDSFGLKGVYLTVGEAVADISSHWKAQA, from the exons ATGGGTGTGAGCACCAATGGCAATAGAGTTGActccttcaccaccaccatcaaatTCCAAGCTGAGATAGCAATGCCGCCGTTGGAAATCCACAAGGTTCGCCTGCCACCGGAGCGCACCACCCTGCAGAAACTCCGGCACAGGCTCTCTGAGATCTTCTTCCCTGATGATCCACTTCACAGGTTCAAGAACCAAACATGGCTCATGAAGATTTACCTTGGGCTTCAGTACTTGTTCCCCATTTTCCAATGGGCCCCTGAGTACCACCCTACCCTCCTCCGCTCCGACATCATCTCCGGTCTCACCATTGCCAGCCTCGCCATTCCTCAG ggaATCAGTTATGCAAAGCTTGCAAACTTGCCTCCTATTATTGGATTAT ATTCAAGTTTTGTGCCTGCTTTGATATATTCCCTGCTTGGAAGTTCAAGACATCTTGCTGTTGGTCCTGTTTCCATTGCATCTTTGGTGATGGGATCAATGTTAAGCGAATCAGTTTCTTATAACCAAGATCCAATTCTGTATCTGAAATTGGCTTTCACTGCCACTTTCTTTGCTGGTTTATTCCAATCTTCTCTGGGTATACTAAG GTTAGGCTTTGTAATTGATTTTCTCTCAAAGGCAACACTAGTGGGTTTCATGGCTGGTGCAGCGATCATTGTGTCACTACAACAACTCAAAGGGTTGCTTGGAATAGTTCACTTCACCGGCAAGATGCAAATAATACCCGTAATGGTCTCTGTTTTCAAGCATAGGGACGAg TGGTCATGGCATACCATTTTATTGGGAATCAGCTTCCTGGCCTTCCTGCTTATAGCAAGGCAAATT AGCTTGAGGAAGCCAAAattgttctgggtttcagcagCTGCCCCATTGGCTTCAGTTATTCTGTCTACCATTTTAGTCTCTTGTTTGAGAAATAAGACCCATACAATTGCAATT ATTGGTGAACTGCCAAAGGGACTTAATCCACCATCATCAAACATGTTATACTTCAATGGTCCTTATTTGGCCCTCGCTATCAAAACCGGACTTGTCACTGGGATCTTGTCTCTCACT GAAGGAATTGCTGTAGGAAGAACATTTGCTGCACTTAGAAACTACCAAGTAGATGGAAACAAAGAAATGATAGCCATTGGTGTTATGAACATAGCTGGCTCTTGCTCTTCATGCTATGTCACAACAG GATCCTTTTCACGATCAGCGGTTAACTATAATGCCGGAGCACGGACAGCAGTCTCTAATATTATCATGGCTTCAGCAGTTCTTGTGACCCTTTTGTTTCTCATGCCTCTGTTCTATTACACTCCAAATGTTGTGTTAGCAGCCATTATCATCACTGCTGTTATAGGGCTAATAGATTATCAAGCTGCCTATAAATTGTGGAAGGTTGACAAGCTTGATTTCTTGGCCTGCTTGTGCTCCTTCTTTGGGGTTCTGTTCATTTCAGTGCCTTTAGGCCTTGGAATCGCG GTGGCAATATCAGTCTTCAAGATCCTGCTTCATGTCTCGCGGCCAAACACACTGGTTTTGGGGAATATACCAGGGACAACGATATTCCACAACCTTAACCAGTATAGAGAAGCTTTGAGGATGCcttcatttctcattttggcGGTTGAGTCTCCAATCTACTTTGCTAATGCAACTTACCTGCAAGAAAG GATATTGAGATGGGTTCGCGAAGAGGAAGAACGTGTAGAAGCAAACAAAGAAAGTACATTGAGGTGCATAATTTTAGACATGACAG ctGTTACTGCCATAGACACAAGTGGGATAGACACTTTATGTGAACTTAGAAGGATGCTGGACAAAAGATCACTTCAG CTTGTGTTGGCAAATCCTGTTGGAAATGTGATAGAAAAGTTACACCACTCAAACATTTTGGATTCCTTTGGGTTGAAAGGAGTCTATCTCACAGTGGGAGAAGCTGTGGCTGACATTTCATCCCACTGGAAAGCTCAAGCTTAA